A genomic segment from Micromonospora echinaurantiaca encodes:
- a CDS encoding transporter, whose product MIWLTWRQHRRQALFTLAGLAALAAVLVPTGLAMRNRFADLGGPECVRQLARSELAPGVVETCNRAFDQFSNQYDTLNLVGVLFLVLPLLVGLFWGAPLVAGEVEHGTHRLVWTQGVSRRRWAAVKFGLVGAGAIVAAAGYGLGMSWWLTPLLQAERQGRLDPFLFDMQGLVPVGYTVLAVALGIFAGTLWPRMLPAMGATLAGFIGLRVALAEFARPRYIAARTRTFPVESDSPMPHQAHGDWILANGIRDAEGTMVMANAQIACPPGATGPSGGRCGAELGLEPGAYNWQLYQPADRYWAFQYIETGIFVALAALLLLLAVRRIRRIA is encoded by the coding sequence ATGATCTGGCTGACCTGGCGCCAACACCGCCGGCAGGCGCTGTTCACCCTCGCCGGCCTGGCGGCGCTCGCCGCCGTGCTGGTCCCCACCGGCCTCGCCATGCGGAACCGGTTCGCCGACCTCGGCGGTCCGGAGTGCGTCCGCCAACTGGCCCGCTCCGAGCTGGCGCCGGGCGTGGTGGAGACCTGCAACCGTGCGTTCGACCAGTTCAGCAACCAGTACGACACGTTGAACCTGGTGGGCGTGCTGTTCCTCGTCCTGCCGCTGCTGGTCGGCCTGTTCTGGGGTGCCCCGCTGGTCGCCGGGGAGGTGGAGCACGGCACCCACCGGCTGGTGTGGACCCAGGGGGTCAGCCGGCGCCGCTGGGCCGCTGTCAAGTTCGGGCTGGTCGGGGCGGGCGCGATCGTCGCGGCCGCCGGCTACGGGCTGGGCATGTCCTGGTGGCTCACCCCGTTGCTCCAGGCGGAGCGGCAGGGCCGCCTCGACCCCTTCCTCTTCGACATGCAGGGGCTGGTTCCGGTCGGCTACACCGTGCTCGCGGTCGCGCTCGGGATCTTCGCCGGCACGCTGTGGCCGCGGATGCTGCCGGCCATGGGGGCCACCCTGGCCGGCTTCATCGGCCTGCGCGTCGCCTTGGCGGAGTTCGCCCGGCCGCGTTACATCGCGGCGCGGACGCGTACCTTCCCCGTGGAAAGCGACAGCCCGATGCCGCACCAGGCCCACGGCGACTGGATCCTCGCCAACGGCATCCGCGACGCCGAGGGCACCATGGTGATGGCCAACGCCCAGATCGCCTGCCCGCCCGGCGCAACCGGGCCGAGCGGTGGGCGCTGCGGGGCGGAACTCGGCCTCGAGCCGGGCGCCTACAACTGGCAGCTCTACCAGCCGGCGGACCGGTACTGGGCGTTCCAGTACATCGAGACGGGCATCTTCGTCGCGCTCGCCGCGCTCCTGCTGCTGCTCGCGGTACGCCGGATCCGGCGGATCGCCTGA
- a CDS encoding ABC transporter ATP-binding protein — MEQGLALHHIGVRFGGLTALDDVSLRVPPGRVVGVIGPNGAGKTTLFNVVCGFVPPDTGTITLDGRPLRPQPHRLTRLGIARTLQGTGLFAGLTVLENVMAGATHTARAGFLSALLGLPRSDRDERRLRRHALDVLDSLGIAGHADAAPGTLPFAVRQRVALARAMAARPRLLLLDEPAGGLGGDDIAELAELVRQLPRRDTDLCAVLLVEHHMDLVMSVCDEIVVLDFGRVIAAGTPDEIRDDPAVTDAYLGAAVDEAAA; from the coding sequence ATGGAGCAAGGGCTCGCGCTGCACCACATCGGGGTGCGTTTCGGCGGCCTCACCGCCCTCGACGACGTCTCGCTGCGGGTGCCCCCCGGCCGGGTGGTCGGCGTGATCGGCCCCAACGGAGCCGGCAAGACCACCCTGTTCAATGTGGTCTGCGGCTTCGTCCCGCCGGACACCGGCACGATCACCCTCGACGGCCGGCCGCTGCGGCCCCAGCCGCACCGGCTGACCCGGCTCGGCATCGCCCGCACGTTGCAGGGCACCGGGCTCTTCGCCGGGCTCACCGTGCTGGAGAACGTGATGGCCGGCGCCACCCACACCGCCCGCGCCGGTTTCCTCTCCGCGCTGCTCGGCCTGCCGCGCAGCGACCGGGACGAGCGCCGGCTGCGCCGGCACGCCCTGGACGTGCTCGACAGCCTGGGCATCGCCGGGCACGCCGACGCCGCGCCGGGCACCCTGCCGTTCGCCGTACGCCAGCGGGTCGCGTTGGCCCGGGCGATGGCCGCGCGGCCCCGGCTGCTGCTGCTGGACGAGCCGGCCGGCGGGCTCGGCGGCGACGACATCGCCGAGCTGGCGGAGCTGGTCCGGCAGCTGCCCCGGCGGGACACCGACCTCTGCGCGGTGCTGCTGGTGGAGCACCACATGGACCTCGTGATGTCGGTCTGCGACGAGATCGTGGTGCTCGACTTCGGCCGGGTCATCGCCGCCGGCACGCCAGACGAGATCCGCGACGACCCG
- a CDS encoding alpha/beta hydrolase family protein: MSAPTTTRTRPLARVTRLAVATVLAAAGVLAAAPAQAADNPYERGPAPTAALLEASRGPFATASQSVSSLSVSGFGGGVIYYPTSTSEGTFGAIAISPGYTAAWSSISWLGPRIASHGFVVIGIETNSRLDQPDSRGRQLLAALDYLVQRSSVRGRIDGTRLAVAGHSMGGGGSLEAAVSRPALQAAVPIAPWNLDKTWSDVRVPTLIIGGESDSIAPVSSHSVPFYNSIPASSEKAYLELNGASHFFPQTVNTPTGRQMVAWLKRFVDNDTRYEPFLCPGPSGFEIEEYRNTCPSA; the protein is encoded by the coding sequence GTGTCCGCACCGACCACCACCCGTACCCGTCCCCTCGCTCGCGTCACCCGGCTGGCCGTGGCCACCGTCCTGGCCGCCGCCGGTGTGCTCGCGGCGGCTCCGGCGCAGGCCGCCGACAACCCGTACGAGCGCGGCCCCGCACCGACCGCCGCGCTGCTGGAAGCCAGCCGCGGCCCCTTCGCCACCGCCTCGCAGAGCGTCTCCTCGCTCAGCGTCTCCGGCTTCGGCGGGGGAGTGATCTACTACCCGACCAGTACCAGCGAGGGCACCTTCGGCGCCATCGCCATCTCGCCCGGCTACACCGCCGCCTGGTCCAGCATCAGCTGGCTCGGCCCGCGGATCGCCTCGCACGGTTTCGTGGTGATCGGCATCGAGACCAACAGCCGGCTCGACCAGCCGGACAGCCGCGGCCGGCAACTGCTCGCCGCGCTCGACTACCTGGTGCAGCGCAGCTCGGTGCGGGGCCGGATCGACGGCACCCGGCTCGCCGTCGCCGGTCACTCGATGGGCGGCGGTGGCAGCCTGGAAGCCGCCGTCTCCCGGCCCGCCCTGCAGGCCGCCGTGCCGATCGCACCGTGGAACCTGGACAAGACCTGGTCGGACGTCCGGGTGCCGACGCTGATCATCGGCGGGGAGAGCGACAGCATCGCGCCGGTCTCCTCACACTCGGTGCCGTTCTACAACAGCATCCCGGCGTCCTCGGAGAAGGCGTACCTGGAGTTGAACGGGGCGAGCCACTTCTTCCCGCAGACGGTCAACACGCCCACCGGCCGGCAGATGGTGGCCTGGTTGAAGCGGTTCGTCGACAACGACACCCGCTACGAGCCGTTCCTCTGCCCGGGCCCGAGCGGCTTCGAGATCGAGGAGTACCGCAACACCTGCCCGAGCGCCTGA
- a CDS encoding GntR family transcriptional regulator, with the protein MIEFVLDGRSKVNTYVQLVQQVKQALRVGLLAPGDQLPKVRDVAQSLAINPNTVLKAYRELEIEGLVEGRPGLGTFVRRTLAGDSLPHQAELRGDLVAWLHRARAAGLGHEDITALVETTIRATLPAEPPQASVSR; encoded by the coding sequence GTGATCGAGTTCGTGCTGGACGGCCGGTCCAAGGTGAACACCTACGTGCAGCTGGTGCAGCAGGTGAAGCAGGCGCTGCGGGTCGGCCTGCTCGCCCCTGGTGACCAACTGCCGAAGGTCCGTGACGTCGCGCAGTCCCTGGCGATCAACCCGAACACGGTGTTGAAGGCGTACCGGGAGCTGGAGATCGAGGGCCTGGTGGAGGGTCGCCCCGGGTTGGGCACGTTCGTCCGGCGCACCCTCGCCGGCGATTCACTGCCGCACCAGGCCGAGCTCCGCGGCGACCTGGTGGCCTGGCTGCACCGCGCGCGGGCCGCCGGGCTCGGCCACGAGGACATCACCGCCCTGGTGGAGACGACGATCCGGGCCACCCTCCCGGCCGAGCCGCCACAGGCAAGCGTGAGCAGATGA
- a CDS encoding glycosyl hydrolase family 28-related protein, producing the protein MLRPGPPRSLRRRRPARTVASATAVALAVGVLAGAPASSAADPAGRSGQRPVVTRAALDPALVAGRGARVDFLEQEAENAYTDGEVIGPDRTAYTLPSEASGRRAVRLTPGQHVEFVLPAAANAITVRYSIPDAPEGGGITAPLDVAVNRKRVRTMTLTSQYAWLYNQYPFTNDPQADLLHPDWWITECSCVPAATTPFPSIAKPFRPSHFYDEQRLPLGRTYRAGDRIRLTVPAGSNAAWTVIDLLDSELVGPPRVRLAAANVLAFGADPTGRRDAAPAIERAIAFARRTGLPVYLPPGTYQVNRHILVDDVTIEGAGNWYTVIKGREVALPTPAPDGSVHTGVGFYGRAAADGGSRNVHLSGFAIEGDVRERIDTDQVNGIGGALSDSTIDGLYLRHTKVGMWFDGPMRNVRITNNIIVDQIADALNFHTGVTDSLVAHNFVRNTGDDGLAMWSESTANARNTFANNTVQSPVLANGIALYGGADNTVSGNLIADPVREGSAIQLGSRFGAEPFTGYVRIRDNTTVRAGTYELNWKIGLGAIWLYALDRSIDARIEVVGDAYLDNTYNAIMLVSEWAVKDLHSISDVHFRDIRVDGAGTSVVSARTAGSASFQNVDARHVGAVGVNNCGSFHFTPAGSEFSLTDLGGNDGGWLAPWQLPNTITCDDRPPVVPPPPPARW; encoded by the coding sequence ATGCTCCGACCAGGTCCGCCGCGGTCGCTGCGGCGGCGCCGGCCCGCGCGGACCGTGGCGTCCGCCACCGCGGTGGCGCTCGCCGTCGGCGTGCTGGCCGGCGCGCCCGCCTCCTCCGCCGCCGACCCGGCCGGCCGCTCCGGCCAACGCCCGGTCGTGACCCGGGCCGCCCTCGACCCGGCGCTGGTCGCCGGCCGGGGCGCCCGGGTCGACTTCCTCGAGCAGGAGGCGGAGAACGCGTACACCGACGGCGAGGTCATCGGTCCCGACCGGACGGCCTACACGCTGCCGTCGGAGGCGTCCGGCCGGCGGGCGGTGCGGCTGACCCCCGGCCAGCACGTGGAGTTCGTGCTGCCCGCCGCGGCCAACGCGATCACCGTGCGCTACAGCATCCCGGACGCGCCCGAGGGCGGCGGCATCACCGCGCCGCTGGACGTGGCGGTGAACCGCAAGCGGGTCCGCACCATGACCCTCACCTCGCAGTACGCCTGGCTGTACAACCAGTACCCGTTCACCAACGACCCGCAGGCCGACCTGCTGCACCCCGACTGGTGGATCACGGAGTGCTCCTGCGTGCCGGCCGCGACCACCCCGTTCCCGAGCATCGCCAAGCCGTTCCGCCCCAGCCACTTCTACGACGAGCAGCGCCTGCCGCTCGGCCGGACCTACCGGGCGGGCGACCGGATCCGGCTCACCGTCCCCGCCGGCAGCAACGCCGCGTGGACCGTCATCGACCTGCTCGACTCCGAACTGGTAGGCCCGCCGCGGGTGCGGCTGGCGGCGGCGAACGTGCTGGCCTTCGGCGCCGACCCGACCGGCCGCCGGGACGCCGCCCCGGCCATCGAGCGGGCCATCGCCTTCGCCCGGCGCACCGGGCTGCCCGTCTACCTCCCACCCGGCACCTACCAGGTCAACCGGCACATCCTCGTCGACGACGTGACCATCGAGGGCGCCGGCAACTGGTACACGGTCATCAAGGGCCGCGAGGTGGCCCTGCCCACCCCGGCGCCGGACGGCTCGGTGCACACCGGAGTCGGCTTCTACGGCCGGGCCGCCGCCGACGGCGGCAGCCGGAACGTGCACCTCTCCGGGTTCGCTATCGAGGGCGACGTCCGGGAGCGCATCGACACCGACCAGGTCAACGGGATCGGCGGCGCCCTCAGCGACTCCACCATCGACGGCCTGTATCTGCGGCACACCAAGGTGGGCATGTGGTTCGACGGGCCGATGCGCAACGTGCGGATCACCAACAACATCATCGTCGACCAGATCGCGGACGCGCTGAACTTCCACACCGGCGTCACCGACTCGCTGGTCGCGCACAACTTCGTCCGCAACACCGGCGACGACGGCCTGGCCATGTGGTCGGAGTCGACGGCGAACGCCCGCAACACGTTCGCCAACAACACCGTGCAGTCGCCGGTGCTCGCCAACGGCATCGCCCTCTACGGCGGCGCCGACAACACCGTCTCCGGCAACCTGATCGCCGACCCGGTCCGCGAGGGCAGCGCCATCCAGCTCGGTTCCCGGTTCGGCGCGGAACCGTTCACCGGGTACGTCCGGATCCGGGACAACACCACCGTCCGCGCCGGCACGTACGAGCTGAACTGGAAGATCGGCCTCGGCGCGATCTGGCTCTACGCGCTGGACCGCAGCATCGACGCGCGGATCGAGGTGGTCGGGGACGCGTACCTCGACAACACCTACAACGCGATCATGCTGGTCAGCGAGTGGGCGGTGAAGGACCTCCACTCGATCAGCGACGTGCACTTCCGGGACATCCGGGTGGACGGCGCCGGCACCTCGGTGGTGAGCGCCCGGACCGCGGGCTCGGCGTCGTTCCAGAACGTCGACGCGCGGCACGTGGGCGCCGTCGGCGTGAACAACTGCGGCTCGTTCCACTTCACCCCGGCGGGTTCCGAGTTCTCCCTCACCGACCTCGGCGGCAACGACGGCGGCTGGCTCGCTCCCTGGCAGCTGCCGAACACCATCACCTGCGACGACCGGCCGCCGGTCGTACCCCCGCCGCCACCGGCACGGTGGTGA
- a CDS encoding YqjF family protein, translated as MDPEEVTAEAVRPLRRPVLVQRWEDLAFLHWPVDPAVVAPLLPAGTRPDVVDGRTYVGLIGFRMVGLGLFAGPGLPYLGTFCETNVRLYSVDVAGRRAVVFRSLDASRLLPVLVARASLRLPYLWSRMRLRRDGDVLTYTSRRRWPGPRGAATAFSVRVGAAIAEPTPLEHFLTARWGLHTRAYGRTLHLPNVHPRWPLHRAELVRLDDGLVRAAGLPDPGAAPVSVLYSPGVPVRFGSPAVVR; from the coding sequence GTGGATCCGGAGGAGGTGACGGCCGAGGCGGTCCGGCCGCTGCGCCGGCCGGTGCTGGTGCAGCGCTGGGAGGATCTGGCCTTCCTGCACTGGCCGGTGGACCCGGCGGTGGTGGCGCCGCTGCTGCCGGCCGGCACCCGACCGGACGTCGTCGACGGGCGCACGTACGTCGGCCTGATCGGGTTCCGGATGGTCGGGCTCGGCCTGTTCGCCGGCCCGGGCCTGCCCTACCTGGGCACCTTCTGCGAGACCAACGTGCGGCTGTACAGCGTGGACGTCGCCGGCCGGCGGGCCGTGGTGTTCCGGTCCCTGGACGCGTCCCGGCTGCTGCCCGTGCTGGTCGCCCGGGCCAGCCTGCGACTGCCGTACCTGTGGTCGCGGATGCGCCTGCGCCGCGACGGCGACGTGCTGACCTACACCAGCCGCCGCCGCTGGCCGGGGCCGCGCGGCGCGGCCACCGCGTTCAGCGTCCGGGTGGGTGCGGCGATCGCCGAGCCGACGCCGCTGGAGCACTTCCTCACCGCACGCTGGGGGCTGCACACCCGGGCGTACGGGCGCACGCTGCACCTGCCCAACGTGCATCCCCGGTGGCCGCTGCACCGCGCGGAACTGGTGCGCCTCGACGACGGGCTGGTCCGCGCCGCCGGCCTGCCCGACCCCGGGGCGGCGCCGGTCAGCGTGCTCTACTCGCCGGGCGTCCCGGTGCGGTTCGGCAGCCCCGCCGTCGTCCGCTGA
- a CDS encoding ABC transporter ATP-binding protein yields the protein MDVVLETDQLGKRYRNKWALQDCTLQLPAGRIAALVGPNGAGKSTLLHLAVGLLRPDAGAVRIFGEAPYGNTAVLSEIGFVAQDTPLYPDFTAAELLTLGAKLNRRWDGALARNRLAELGIPPRKPVGQLSGGQRAQVALAIALAKRPRLLLLDEPVASLDPLARREFLQSLMGSVADAGTTVLLSSHLLADLERVCDYLIVLHAAQARLIGAVEDLVAEHRQLIGPRHGGEPIPGVAAVVRASHTDRQSTLLVRTDGAVVDPNWTVREVSLEDVILSYLAEGDAGASHAEWEVPA from the coding sequence ATGGACGTCGTGCTGGAGACCGACCAGCTCGGTAAGCGATATAGAAACAAGTGGGCGCTACAGGACTGCACGCTGCAGCTGCCCGCCGGCCGCATCGCCGCCCTGGTCGGGCCGAACGGCGCGGGCAAGAGCACCCTGCTACACCTGGCGGTGGGCCTGCTGCGGCCCGACGCCGGTGCGGTGCGGATCTTCGGCGAGGCACCGTACGGCAACACCGCCGTCCTGTCCGAGATCGGGTTCGTCGCGCAGGACACCCCGCTCTACCCGGACTTCACCGCGGCCGAGTTGCTCACCCTGGGCGCCAAGCTGAACCGGCGCTGGGACGGGGCGCTCGCCCGCAACCGCCTCGCCGAACTGGGCATTCCGCCCCGCAAGCCGGTCGGGCAGCTCTCCGGTGGCCAGCGGGCCCAGGTGGCGCTCGCCATCGCGCTGGCCAAGCGCCCCCGGCTGCTGCTGCTCGACGAGCCGGTGGCCAGCCTCGACCCACTCGCCCGGCGGGAGTTCCTCCAGTCCTTGATGGGCAGCGTCGCCGACGCCGGCACCACGGTGCTGCTCTCCTCGCACCTGCTCGCCGACCTGGAACGCGTCTGCGACTACCTGATCGTGCTGCACGCCGCCCAGGCCCGGCTGATCGGCGCCGTCGAGGACCTGGTCGCCGAGCACCGGCAGCTGATCGGGCCGCGGCACGGTGGCGAGCCGATCCCCGGCGTGGCGGCAGTGGTCCGAGCCAGCCACACCGACCGCCAGTCCACCCTCCTGGTGCGTACCGACGGAGCGGTCGTCGACCCGAACTGGACCGTCCGCGAGGTGTCCCTGGAGGACGTCATCCTCAGCTACCTCGCCGAAGGCGACGCGGGGGCAAGCCACGCCGAGTGGGAGGTGCCGGCATGA
- a CDS encoding T3SS (YopN, CesT) and YbjN peptide-binding chaperone 1, with protein sequence MTPRDSFLRRLADALAARPATTATTVPPPTRTRFAAALAARPVAGLRPGSGPVPPLADRYHDGKLTQRVREVLAGILGTTADQLRVDSDGDVGIRAGSAMIFVRTQEDPPLVDVFSPLLTGVDATETLYQRLSDLTNGLVIGRVYCTGDTVWASIPVFGQEFQPTQLLLALRAMIELADDLDDQLRQEFGGSRFFGPEASGLVAVPDPTGYLRDLAASGETGATGAGSVLVDLLADRGRTEELRLRAEHGDWHAASRLAALLAARGRDDEAERYWRIAADQGEPRARHELAALLAGQGRHDEAMSLLRQAVADDDWRSLPLLLTLLTEHGRVDEAIALLRQRAGADE encoded by the coding sequence ATGACGCCGCGTGACAGCTTCCTGCGCCGGCTCGCCGACGCCCTGGCCGCCCGGCCGGCCACCACCGCCACCACCGTCCCGCCGCCCACCCGGACCCGGTTCGCCGCCGCGCTCGCGGCCCGTCCGGTGGCCGGTCTGCGGCCGGGCTCCGGGCCGGTCCCGCCGCTGGCCGACCGCTACCACGACGGCAAGCTGACCCAGCGGGTCCGGGAGGTGCTGGCCGGCATCCTCGGCACCACCGCCGACCAGCTGCGGGTGGACTCCGACGGCGACGTCGGCATCCGGGCCGGCTCCGCCATGATCTTCGTACGTACCCAGGAGGACCCGCCGCTGGTGGACGTCTTCTCGCCGCTGCTCACCGGCGTCGACGCCACCGAGACCCTCTACCAGCGACTGTCCGACCTCACCAACGGCCTGGTGATCGGCCGGGTCTACTGCACCGGCGACACGGTCTGGGCCTCCATCCCGGTGTTCGGGCAGGAGTTCCAACCCACTCAGCTGCTGCTGGCGCTGCGCGCGATGATCGAGCTCGCCGACGACCTGGACGACCAGCTCCGGCAGGAGTTCGGCGGCAGCCGCTTCTTCGGCCCCGAGGCGTCCGGGCTGGTCGCGGTCCCCGATCCGACCGGCTACCTGCGCGATCTGGCCGCCTCCGGGGAGACCGGCGCGACCGGCGCGGGCAGTGTGCTGGTCGACCTGCTGGCCGACCGGGGCCGCACCGAGGAGCTGCGGCTGCGCGCCGAGCACGGCGACTGGCACGCCGCTTCCCGGCTCGCCGCGCTGCTGGCCGCCCGGGGCCGGGACGACGAGGCGGAGCGTTACTGGCGGATCGCCGCCGACCAGGGCGAACCCCGGGCCCGGCACGAACTGGCCGCGCTGCTCGCCGGTCAGGGCCGGCACGACGAGGCGATGAGCCTGCTGCGGCAGGCGGTCGCCGACGACGACTGGCGGTCGCTGCCGCTGCTGCTGACGCTGCTCACCGAACACGGCCGGGTGGACGAGGCGATCGCCCTGCTGCGGCAGCGGGCCGGCGCCGACGAGTAA
- a CDS encoding M50 family metallopeptidase produces the protein MDATWVRPRLRAGIVLGPGQWRDGKLVHHVKDPETGWFYRIGPREHFLLSRMDGTRTLDDLAAEYATSYRRRLGPENWQQLFGMLHQRQLLDGATDPQALARLTATAAENATRTRRGPLSARFPLFDPERLFTRLLPAMSPLFSWWFVVPALLAVLAVAGYVVVCLPEMLAGVGRGGRPLAAVLAAVVITWAVVFLHECAHGLTCRHFGGRVTEIGVMWRFPMLAPYCKVDDIVLFTPRRRVATAFAGVFVSMLALVPFAVLHGWGPATGGLHDLAGAMLLFGTATAAINLVPFLRLDGYHMLGHALNLADLRGDSYRFYGRLLRQGAGAVRGYRPRDRAAYALYGLASAVFAVTVLTLLVRYWYDALHGWVGAGWAVTILVAEAVLVAALLARFTARRPTATTGTG, from the coding sequence GTGGACGCGACCTGGGTCCGACCCCGGCTGCGGGCCGGGATCGTGCTCGGACCCGGCCAGTGGCGTGACGGGAAGCTCGTCCACCACGTCAAGGACCCGGAGACCGGCTGGTTCTACCGGATCGGGCCGCGCGAGCACTTCCTGCTGTCCCGGATGGACGGCACCCGGACGCTGGACGACCTCGCCGCCGAGTACGCCACCAGCTACCGGCGCCGGCTCGGGCCGGAGAACTGGCAGCAGCTCTTCGGCATGCTGCACCAGCGGCAACTGCTGGACGGCGCCACCGATCCGCAGGCGCTCGCCCGGCTGACCGCCACGGCCGCCGAGAACGCGACGCGCACCCGACGCGGGCCGCTGTCCGCCCGGTTCCCGCTGTTCGACCCGGAACGGCTCTTCACCCGGCTGCTGCCCGCGATGTCGCCGCTGTTCAGCTGGTGGTTCGTCGTCCCGGCGCTGCTGGCGGTGCTGGCCGTCGCCGGGTACGTGGTGGTGTGCCTGCCCGAGATGCTCGCCGGGGTCGGGCGGGGCGGTAGGCCGCTCGCCGCGGTGCTGGCCGCCGTGGTGATCACCTGGGCGGTGGTCTTCCTGCACGAGTGCGCGCACGGGCTGACCTGCCGGCACTTCGGCGGGCGGGTCACCGAGATCGGCGTGATGTGGCGGTTCCCGATGCTGGCCCCGTACTGCAAGGTCGACGACATCGTGCTGTTCACCCCGCGCCGGCGGGTGGCCACCGCGTTCGCCGGCGTCTTCGTCAGCATGCTGGCCCTGGTGCCGTTCGCCGTGCTGCACGGCTGGGGCCCGGCCACCGGCGGGCTGCACGACCTGGCCGGCGCGATGCTGCTCTTCGGCACCGCCACCGCCGCGATCAACCTGGTGCCGTTCCTGCGGCTGGACGGCTACCACATGCTCGGCCACGCGCTGAACCTGGCGGACCTGCGGGGAGACAGCTACCGGTTCTACGGCCGGCTGCTGCGCCAGGGCGCCGGAGCGGTACGCGGCTACCGACCGCGGGACCGGGCCGCGTACGCCCTCTACGGCCTGGCCTCGGCGGTGTTCGCGGTGACCGTGCTGACGCTACTGGTGCGCTACTGGTACGACGCGTTGCACGGCTGGGTCGGCGCCGGCTGGGCGGTCACCATCCTGGTCGCCGAGGCGGTGCTGGTGGCGGCGCTGCTCGCCCGCTTCACCGCCCGCCGCCCGACCGCGACGACCGGGACCGGCTGA